In Cloacibacillus sp. An23, the following are encoded in one genomic region:
- a CDS encoding YgeY family selenium metabolism-linked hydrolase, protein MALEETFERDAVEFTRELVRIRSYSDEEGGVAEAVLAKMRELGYDEAFIDGTGNAVGFIGDGEKLIHFDSHMDNVEVNDADEWILPPFAAEIKDGRIYGRGSVDMKGGLAASVYGAALARERGMLDGKRVCVSGSVCEEYCDGENIKMMYKELNMRPDFVVICEPSDDVITLGHKGKAQMRVITHGVSAHGSAPEKGINAVYEMAEIIERVEALNEKLSHEGGQHGTIVLSNISCVTASLNAVPSECEIYLDRRLVLGETIEKVRAEMDSLVAGKRASWETGTLRRTSWKGAPLVYEPLHPAWKLDEESPLKKAADAAYADTFGEAPARYDFWDFGTNAVTPVGMGIPTIGFGPGEYKLAHMRDENCEISKITKAAEFYAALIGRL, encoded by the coding sequence ATGGCGCTTGAGGAAACCTTTGAAAGAGACGCAGTCGAATTCACGCGCGAGCTCGTGCGCATACGCAGCTATTCGGACGAGGAGGGCGGCGTCGCCGAGGCGGTGCTCGCTAAAATGCGCGAACTCGGCTACGACGAAGCATTCATCGACGGCACGGGCAACGCGGTCGGCTTCATCGGGGACGGCGAAAAGCTGATACATTTCGACTCGCACATGGACAACGTCGAGGTAAACGACGCGGACGAATGGATTCTGCCGCCTTTCGCAGCCGAGATAAAGGACGGACGGATCTACGGACGCGGCTCTGTTGACATGAAGGGCGGCCTCGCGGCGTCGGTCTACGGCGCGGCGCTCGCGCGCGAACGCGGCATGCTCGACGGCAAGCGCGTATGCGTCAGCGGCAGCGTCTGCGAGGAATACTGCGACGGCGAAAACATCAAGATGATGTATAAGGAGCTGAACATGCGCCCCGACTTCGTCGTGATCTGCGAGCCGTCGGACGACGTGATAACGCTCGGCCACAAGGGCAAGGCTCAGATGCGCGTAATCACGCACGGCGTGTCGGCGCACGGCTCCGCTCCCGAGAAGGGGATCAACGCCGTCTACGAAATGGCTGAGATCATAGAGCGCGTCGAGGCTCTCAACGAAAAGCTCTCGCACGAGGGCGGGCAGCACGGCACGATTGTGCTGTCGAACATCAGCTGCGTCACGGCCTCGCTCAACGCGGTGCCGAGCGAGTGCGAGATATACCTCGACCGCAGGCTCGTGCTCGGCGAGACGATAGAAAAAGTGCGCGCCGAGATGGATTCGCTCGTCGCAGGAAAGCGCGCGTCGTGGGAGACAGGCACGCTGCGCCGCACGAGCTGGAAGGGCGCGCCGCTCGTCTACGAACCGCTGCACCCGGCGTGGAAGCTCGACGAGGAATCCCCGCTCAAAAAAGCCGCCGACGCCGCTTACGCTGATACTTTCGGCGAAGCGCCCGCGCGCTACGACTTCTGGGACTTCGGTACGAACGCCGTCACGCCTGTGGGCATGGGCATCCCGACGATAGGCTTCGGCCCCGGCGAGTACAAGCTCGCCCACATGCGCGACGAAAACTGCGAAATATCGAAGATAACGAAAGCCGCGGAATTCTACGCGGCGCTCATAGGACGGCTGTAA
- the cobT gene encoding nicotinate mononucleotide-dependent phosphoribosyltransferase CobT, producing the protein MRKGEKSLMFLLFISETALARIPGLSAAGTDVKALPYTAPADADMLFYDRPKVAPTLPFDPFGHPSPAVVTRAALLEAGFPAMTVRAGTSIAPASPHVTISESVGRDMRFESAVPDYEEIAERAAELARGLDEGVKRVVLAESVPGGTTTALLLLRAFGFVGTVSSAGPENPLALKEKIWKETSERLGLKPGGMKGMGLRAAAELGDPMQIAVAAYASALPRGVEVVLAGGTQMMAVAALLRDMGFDRRLLVATTKYVHIDPTSRLEDYAREIGADWYAAPLDFTHSRFPGLADYEKGFIKEGVGAGGAVWYAQQLGISMERIQSRTEALYEKMLNEGPLPPKVVSEIR; encoded by the coding sequence TTGCGTAAGGGGGAGAAATCACTAATGTTTCTATTATTCATCAGCGAGACCGCGCTCGCTCGCATTCCCGGGCTTTCAGCCGCCGGGACGGACGTAAAGGCGCTCCCGTACACGGCGCCGGCGGACGCGGACATGCTCTTCTACGACAGGCCGAAGGTCGCGCCGACCCTGCCGTTCGACCCGTTCGGCCATCCGTCGCCCGCCGTCGTCACGCGCGCGGCTCTGCTCGAAGCAGGCTTCCCTGCGATGACTGTGCGCGCCGGCACGTCGATAGCCCCGGCTTCTCCGCACGTCACGATAAGCGAGAGCGTCGGACGCGACATGCGCTTCGAGAGCGCCGTCCCCGATTATGAGGAGATCGCGGAACGCGCCGCGGAGCTCGCGCGCGGGCTCGACGAAGGCGTGAAGCGCGTCGTGCTTGCCGAGTCCGTGCCCGGCGGCACGACGACTGCTCTGCTTCTGCTGCGCGCTTTCGGCTTCGTCGGTACAGTGTCGTCCGCCGGGCCTGAGAACCCCCTCGCGCTTAAGGAAAAGATATGGAAGGAGACCTCGGAGCGCCTCGGCCTTAAGCCCGGCGGCATGAAGGGCATGGGGCTGCGGGCCGCCGCCGAGCTCGGCGACCCGATGCAGATAGCGGTCGCCGCGTACGCTTCGGCCCTGCCGCGCGGCGTCGAGGTCGTCCTCGCGGGCGGCACGCAGATGATGGCTGTCGCGGCTCTGCTGCGCGACATGGGCTTCGACCGCAGGCTGCTCGTAGCGACGACGAAGTACGTCCATATAGACCCGACGAGCCGCCTCGAGGATTACGCAAGGGAAATAGGCGCCGACTGGTACGCGGCTCCGCTCGACTTTACGCATTCGCGCTTCCCCGGCCTCGCCGACTACGAGAAGGGCTTCATAAAGGAGGGCGTCGGCGCCGGAGGCGCCGTCTGGTACGCGCAGCAGCTCGGCATCTCGATGGAACGCATCCAGTCGCGTACCGAAGCCCTCTACGAAAAAATGCTGAACGAAGGCCCGCTGCCGCCGAAGGTGGTAAGCGAAATAAGATAA
- a CDS encoding DUF3842 family protein — translation MKILVIDGQGGGIGRQVVQAVKAAFPDADITAVGTNSTAAAAMLKAGADRAATGENSVKVCCRTADVIIGPVAIVIADALLGEITPAMAAAVGQSSAPRILIPVNCCGNIVAGVPDLTITRMVASVVEELRKLA, via the coding sequence ATGAAGATTCTCGTAATAGACGGACAGGGCGGAGGCATCGGGCGCCAGGTCGTGCAGGCGGTCAAGGCGGCCTTTCCCGACGCCGACATAACCGCTGTAGGGACGAACAGCACGGCGGCAGCCGCGATGCTGAAGGCCGGAGCCGACCGCGCCGCGACGGGCGAGAACTCCGTCAAGGTCTGCTGCCGCACGGCGGACGTGATAATCGGCCCCGTCGCCATCGTCATAGCCGACGCGCTGCTTGGCGAGATAACTCCCGCAATGGCGGCGGCAGTCGGGCAGAGTTCCGCGCCGCGCATCCTAATCCCGGTCAACTGCTGCGGCAACATCGTCGCCGGAGTCCCCGACCTCACAATAACGCGCATGGTCGCGAGCGTCGTCGAGGAATTGCGGAAGCTCGCGTAA